The proteins below are encoded in one region of Methanosarcina barkeri 3:
- the dinB gene encoding DNA polymerase IV, giving the protein MQRVVLHVDMDYFFAAIEERENPKLQRKAIVVCMLSGRSELSGAVSTCNYIARESGIRAGMSCSKAKKLNSEAVFLPVRKDFYTSVSDRIMEILRSYTDARETGEAFEQISIDEAFLEITEKTGGDFNLAFEIGTQIKNEIKDKEKLTCSVGVGPNKLIAKMASSFQKPDGITVISPDKLENFLLPLKVSKLWGIGNVTAGKLQEMGIVTVKDLAEHDVIDLISTFGKTRGVWLKQAAAGIDNSPVKERNGSEQIGRIATLPEDTLDINLISQLLDRLAEDVISKLDSRDLSFRTVTITVINSKFKMYTKSRTLNHPVYSKESLLEVAREILGEFVSESHTEFRRVGVRVGELQKRVGQKSLFDY; this is encoded by the coding sequence ATGCAACGTGTTGTTCTCCATGTAGATATGGACTACTTTTTTGCAGCCATTGAAGAGCGGGAAAACCCCAAACTTCAGAGAAAAGCTATCGTAGTCTGCATGCTGTCCGGAAGAAGCGAGCTGAGTGGAGCTGTAAGTACTTGCAATTATATCGCACGAGAATCCGGGATCAGAGCAGGCATGTCCTGTTCGAAGGCAAAAAAATTGAACTCTGAAGCTGTTTTTCTACCTGTCCGAAAGGACTTCTACACTTCGGTCTCGGATCGAATTATGGAAATTCTCAGGAGTTATACGGATGCCAGGGAGACTGGAGAGGCGTTTGAACAGATAAGCATAGATGAAGCTTTCTTGGAAATTACGGAAAAAACAGGTGGGGACTTTAATTTGGCCTTTGAGATTGGAACCCAGATTAAGAATGAAATAAAGGATAAAGAGAAGCTGACCTGTTCTGTGGGAGTAGGCCCAAATAAGCTTATTGCCAAGATGGCATCCTCTTTCCAGAAACCTGATGGGATTACGGTCATAAGTCCGGATAAATTAGAGAATTTTCTCTTGCCTCTCAAAGTGTCCAAACTCTGGGGGATAGGGAATGTAACTGCAGGAAAACTGCAGGAAATGGGCATAGTCACAGTAAAAGACCTTGCTGAACACGATGTTATTGACCTGATCTCTACTTTTGGAAAAACTCGGGGCGTCTGGCTTAAACAGGCTGCAGCAGGGATCGATAATTCTCCCGTAAAAGAAAGAAATGGATCGGAACAGATAGGTAGGATTGCAACCCTGCCTGAGGATACCCTTGACATCAATCTTATTTCTCAGTTACTTGACAGGCTGGCAGAGGATGTGATTTCAAAACTCGATTCAAGGGATCTTTCCTTCAGGACTGTAACCATTACGGTCATAAATTCAAAGTTTAAAATGTATACCAAAAGCCGTACGTTAAACCACCCTGTTTATTCAAAGGAGTCTCTCCTCGAGGTAGCTCGTGAAATCCTGGGTGAATTTGTTTCGGAAAGTCATACTGAGTTCAGGCGTGTAGGTGTAAGGGTAGGGGAACTCCAGAAAAGGGTAGGCCAGAAAAGCCTTTTTGATTATTAA
- a CDS encoding serine O-acetyltransferase, translating into MIRSKADYDFYVKADKLACGKNYRKPKLIGDDIWKFQRVLRKAEYYTNCKKSLISKLYLKYIEYRYHQMSIHLGFTIPLNVFGPGLCIAHRGTIIINKNVRVGENCRIHACTNIGSNRDETSAPQIGNNVYIGPGAKIFGNITIADDIAIGANSVVNKSFYEKGISIAGVPAKKINNKGSNGTLTANKELFHSNVSNLAVKVDPSQVTVLK; encoded by the coding sequence ATGATCAGATCAAAAGCAGATTACGACTTTTATGTTAAAGCAGATAAGTTAGCTTGTGGAAAAAACTATCGGAAGCCTAAGTTAATAGGTGATGATATATGGAAATTTCAGAGAGTCCTAAGAAAGGCTGAGTATTATACTAATTGTAAAAAATCCTTGATTTCCAAATTATATTTGAAATATATAGAATATAGATATCATCAGATGAGTATTCATCTAGGGTTTACTATACCCCTAAATGTTTTTGGCCCAGGGTTATGCATAGCTCATAGAGGAACTATAATTATAAACAAAAATGTCAGGGTTGGAGAAAACTGCAGGATACATGCCTGTACCAATATAGGATCTAACAGAGACGAAACTTCGGCTCCGCAAATAGGAAATAATGTATACATCGGGCCGGGCGCTAAAATTTTTGGGAATATTACAATTGCGGACGATATTGCAATTGGAGCAAACTCCGTTGTAAATAAATCATTTTATGAAAAAGGCATTTCTATCGCAGGAGTTCCTGCTAAAAAAATAAATAACAAAGGATCAAATGGAACTCTAACCGCAAATAAGGAACTATTCCATTCTAATGTCTCTAACTTAGCTGTGAAGGTAGATCCCTCTCAGGTAACAGTTCTCAAATAA
- a CDS encoding phosphoadenosine phosphosulfate reductase family protein, producing the protein MSRPAYLGKMLLHWCEACNVPVLGKKCGCGKSTKKVEVTPPGDIRPAFDYDIKRINSVSEKEFNAPLIPEGHLVVLNKAPYEDRMDEIIVDGEVIASLRFEIESCEWVLLPRLEGARRLFQGRDKKTLKKWVVIEQSVVPFILEKGASVLAPGVLDADPQIKKEDEVIVLNPAGDVICCGRARMAGKEMCEENRGHAVKPRWSGEPEPQKVKLGGQTWEDAVKANEKILDGMIERSHAFIKNVAGSMDLKVSVSYSGGKDSLAVLQLVDESLDDYEIMFADTGLEFPETVENVKQVVEHYGKKLRSSSAGEAFWDSISVFGPPTMDTRWCCKICKLGPITRLIDENYEGGCLSFIGQRQYESHARSISKKVWKNPWVGNQVGASPIQEWTALHIWLYLFKTKAPYNPAYEKGYDRMGCWLCPSSSLADFFQLEESHPELAKKLHSHLLIYAKKMGLSPEWVRYGLWRYKRYPRILQELAEKKGISLLPSQETPTELRFEVTTGYRPCKAGGISADGSFGQAIDVETLKESGMLSPIGKASFIDGAASVVFRESRAQVFASGNVNGRSENEKELKKLMRIIEFSVRRALLCQGCGVCVGHCEHNAIEMKEKKVRIKENCTHCEACIEVCPLVKFI; encoded by the coding sequence ATGTCCAGACCAGCATATCTTGGAAAAATGCTTCTGCACTGGTGTGAGGCCTGTAATGTGCCTGTACTAGGTAAAAAGTGCGGATGCGGCAAAAGTACAAAAAAAGTTGAGGTAACACCTCCGGGAGATATCCGCCCGGCTTTTGATTATGATATAAAACGCATAAACTCGGTTTCGGAAAAAGAGTTCAATGCGCCCCTTATACCTGAAGGACACCTTGTAGTGCTAAATAAAGCTCCATACGAAGATCGAATGGACGAGATTATAGTTGACGGGGAAGTAATCGCGTCTCTCAGATTTGAGATCGAAAGCTGTGAATGGGTTCTGCTTCCCAGGCTCGAAGGGGCAAGAAGACTTTTCCAGGGAAGGGATAAAAAAACCCTGAAAAAATGGGTTGTTATCGAGCAGTCAGTAGTGCCTTTTATTCTGGAAAAAGGAGCAAGTGTTCTGGCACCTGGGGTTCTTGATGCCGACCCACAAATCAAAAAAGAAGATGAAGTAATTGTACTGAATCCTGCGGGGGACGTAATATGCTGTGGGCGGGCCCGAATGGCAGGAAAGGAGATGTGTGAGGAAAACCGCGGGCATGCCGTAAAACCACGCTGGAGTGGAGAACCAGAGCCTCAAAAAGTAAAACTTGGAGGGCAAACCTGGGAAGATGCCGTAAAAGCCAATGAAAAAATTCTGGACGGCATGATAGAAAGATCCCATGCTTTCATAAAAAATGTCGCAGGAAGTATGGATCTGAAGGTAAGTGTATCCTATTCCGGTGGAAAGGATAGCCTTGCTGTGCTCCAGCTAGTTGATGAGAGTCTTGACGATTACGAGATTATGTTTGCAGATACTGGGCTTGAGTTTCCGGAAACCGTTGAGAACGTCAAGCAGGTTGTTGAGCATTATGGGAAAAAACTCAGGAGCTCAAGTGCAGGAGAAGCTTTCTGGGACTCGATAAGTGTTTTTGGCCCTCCTACAATGGACACCCGCTGGTGCTGTAAGATCTGCAAACTAGGACCGATCACCCGGTTAATTGATGAGAACTACGAAGGTGGATGCCTTAGTTTCATAGGACAGCGTCAATATGAATCTCATGCCCGTTCAATCAGTAAGAAAGTCTGGAAGAACCCATGGGTAGGAAACCAGGTAGGAGCATCTCCTATACAGGAATGGACAGCTCTTCACATCTGGCTTTACCTTTTCAAGACAAAAGCCCCCTATAATCCGGCTTATGAGAAAGGGTATGACCGGATGGGGTGCTGGCTCTGTCCGTCTTCTTCTCTTGCAGATTTCTTCCAGCTTGAAGAAAGCCATCCCGAACTTGCAAAAAAACTGCACTCCCATCTCCTTATCTATGCTAAAAAAATGGGGCTCTCTCCTGAATGGGTGAGGTATGGTTTATGGCGCTACAAGCGGTATCCTCGGATTCTCCAGGAACTTGCTGAGAAAAAAGGAATTTCTCTTCTTCCATCCCAGGAGACACCAACAGAACTTCGTTTTGAAGTAACAACAGGGTACAGGCCCTGCAAAGCAGGAGGAATTTCTGCGGACGGAAGTTTCGGGCAGGCAATTGATGTAGAAACCCTGAAAGAAAGTGGGATGCTTTCACCCATAGGAAAGGCTTCTTTTATAGATGGAGCTGCTTCAGTCGTTTTTAGAGAATCCAGGGCACAGGTTTTTGCCTCGGGAAATGTCAATGGGAGAAGTGAAAACGAAAAAGAGCTGAAAAAGCTTATGAGAATTATTGAGTTCTCGGTAAGAAGGGCTTTACTCTGCCAGGGGTGCGGAGTTTGCGTGGGCCACTGTGAGCATAATGCAATTGAAATGAAAGAAAAAAAGGTAAGAATTAAAGAAAACTGCACTCACTGCGAAGCATGTATTGAAGTCTGCCCGCTTGTTAAATTTATTTAA
- a CDS encoding GNAT family N-acetyltransferase produces MYSLKIATQEDRDFIYNLKKTTMKDYVIKTWGNWDEDLQRNFFSRESKEIKYQIIVVEGKNVGVVAFSRNEKSINIDEIQILPDYQGKGIGTSVFSDIIANAQKEKIETTLRVLKVNFVAQKFYNKLGFEKIGDTETHFLLSKKPNLQVSDYPDIKSRSVQTLN; encoded by the coding sequence ATGTATAGTTTAAAAATAGCAACACAAGAAGACCGTGATTTTATTTATAATTTGAAGAAGACTACCATGAAAGATTACGTAATAAAAACATGGGGTAACTGGGATGAAGATTTACAGAGAAATTTTTTCAGCAGAGAATCCAAAGAGATAAAATATCAAATTATTGTTGTAGAAGGCAAAAACGTTGGCGTTGTGGCCTTCAGTAGAAATGAAAAATCCATTAATATTGATGAAATCCAAATTTTGCCAGATTATCAGGGTAAAGGGATAGGAACTTCAGTCTTTTCAGATATTATTGCCAATGCCCAAAAGGAAAAAATAGAAACAACTCTCAGAGTATTAAAAGTTAATTTTGTGGCTCAAAAGTTTTATAACAAACTTGGTTTTGAAAAAATTGGAGATACAGAAACTCATTTTCTTCTTAGCAAAAAGCCCAATTTGCAGGTTTCAGATTATCCGGACATTAAATCCAGAAGCGTTCAGACACTAAACTGA
- a CDS encoding PH domain-containing protein, which produces MAGIENVLKNEEIIDAVSGYGEVSGMKPGSKFKCFLVLTPTRVIYYYKKPIVGHEYLDFHLDKIISIHLSASLMGSNVNIDTLETSVLVDTIPETEEVDKFVKNVKFYLDAYKRENSSVLKDNLDAVDRISKIAELKKEIMTRKCREMMKGIENLLENEEIVDAIAGRGKGKWLEGNAKFKGVLVLTSKRVIFYYKKLISGYGSEDFPLDMISSINFSTGFTGGSVKINTIANSFELDMIMGDEEIEEFVKSVKSYIARCKEESSLVSKENLDVADQISKFAELRDKGILTEEEFTVQKRKLLGM; this is translated from the coding sequence ATGGCAGGCATTGAGAATGTATTGAAAAATGAGGAGATTATAGACGCTGTGTCTGGCTATGGCGAAGTATCTGGGATGAAGCCTGGTAGCAAATTCAAATGTTTTTTAGTACTAACACCTACAAGAGTCATATATTATTATAAAAAGCCAATAGTTGGGCACGAATACCTAGATTTTCATCTGGATAAGATCATTAGTATACATTTAAGTGCTAGTCTTATGGGTAGTAACGTAAATATTGATACACTTGAAACTAGTGTCTTAGTGGATACAATTCCGGAGACGGAAGAAGTAGACAAGTTTGTAAAAAACGTAAAATTTTATCTTGATGCTTATAAAAGAGAGAACTCTTCTGTATTAAAAGATAACTTAGATGCTGTTGATCGTATCAGTAAAATTGCTGAATTAAAAAAAGAAATCATGACAAGAAAATGTAGAGAAATGATGAAAGGTATTGAGAATTTACTGGAAAATGAGGAAATCGTAGACGCTATAGCAGGTCGAGGTAAGGGAAAATGGTTAGAAGGTAATGCCAAATTCAAGGGTGTTCTAGTATTAACATCTAAGAGAGTTATATTTTATTACAAAAAGTTAATAAGTGGATATGGGTCTGAAGACTTCCCTTTGGATATGATAAGTAGTATAAATTTCAGCACTGGTTTTACGGGTGGTAGTGTAAAAATCAATACAATTGCCAATAGTTTTGAATTGGATATGATTATGGGGGATGAAGAAATAGAAGAATTTGTAAAATCTGTAAAATCTTATATTGCAAGATGCAAAGAAGAATCTTCTTTGGTCTCAAAGGAAAACTTAGATGTCGCTGATCAGATTAGTAAATTTGCTGAACTCAGAGACAAAGGAATACTTACCGAAGAAGAGTTTACAGTACAGAAAAGAAAGTTACTGGGAATGTGA
- a CDS encoding HAD family hydrolase yields MMVFFDVDGTLLDHKSAEFAGVKLFYQNYQNFFNMDFNEFYSLWCKISEKHFERYLAKECSFEEQRIERIKELYLERNINLSSEEALKVFDYYLRNYELSWKPFNDVIPCLKKLPKLKMGIISNGDLEQQKLKLDKMKISHHFVDVVAAGEFNVSKPCTEIFEIACKRNGEEPERCFYVGDTVETDIIPCEKIGMKGIWINRDNKTLPNKDIKIIASLRKLSNVLYESMP; encoded by the coding sequence ATGATGGTTTTCTTTGATGTAGATGGTACTCTGTTGGATCATAAAAGTGCAGAGTTTGCGGGAGTTAAATTATTTTACCAAAATTACCAAAATTTTTTTAATATGGATTTTAATGAGTTTTATTCTCTTTGGTGCAAAATATCAGAAAAACATTTTGAAAGATATTTAGCCAAAGAATGTTCTTTTGAAGAGCAGCGAATAGAACGAATTAAAGAACTTTATTTAGAAAGAAATATTAATCTATCAAGTGAAGAGGCGCTTAAAGTGTTTGATTATTATTTACGTAATTATGAGTTAAGTTGGAAACCCTTTAATGATGTGATACCGTGTTTGAAAAAACTTCCAAAGTTGAAAATGGGTATCATCAGTAATGGCGATTTAGAGCAACAAAAACTAAAGCTGGATAAAATGAAAATTTCCCACCACTTTGTTGATGTCGTAGCAGCAGGAGAATTTAATGTTTCAAAACCCTGTACGGAAATATTTGAGATTGCATGTAAAAGAAATGGTGAAGAACCAGAAAGATGCTTTTATGTTGGAGACACCGTTGAAACCGATATTATACCGTGTGAGAAAATTGGAATGAAAGGCATATGGATTAATAGAGACAACAAAACTTTGCCAAACAAAGACATTAAAATTATTGCTTCATTAAGAAAACTCTCCAATGTATTATATGAGAGTATGCCATAA